The following proteins come from a genomic window of Pirellulales bacterium:
- a CDS encoding MoaD/ThiS family protein, with protein sequence MAIVYIPTQLRPLTGGIECVVVPGTNLRQVIAALDAAHPGLGARLCGDDGISPGLAVSIDGAFTNRGLLAKVGPDSEIHFLPAIGGG encoded by the coding sequence ATGGCCATCGTGTACATCCCGACGCAACTGCGCCCGCTCACCGGCGGCATCGAATGCGTGGTAGTTCCGGGCACGAACCTTCGGCAGGTCATCGCCGCGCTCGACGCGGCGCATCCCGGTTTAGGAGCTCGTCTGTGCGGCGACGACGGCATTTCGCCGGGACTGGCGGTGTCGATCGACGGCGCCTTTACCAACCGCGGCCTGTTGGCCAAGGTGGGGCCCGACAGCGAAATCCACTTCCTACCGGCGATTGGCGGCGGCTGA